One genomic window of Streptomonospora nanhaiensis includes the following:
- a CDS encoding bile acid:sodium symporter family protein, with amino-acid sequence MAFLVTLAGFVGRWFGVLVLASAVVGLLAADQTAQLVTWVNPLLGVIMFGMGLTLRPADFKIVATRPQAALVGVLAQFVVMPLTGWGLAMALQLPPELVVGMVLVGSAPGGTASNVIVYLARGDVALSVAMTSVSTLLAPLLTPLLVLLLAGSTLPVDAAGLLTSILQVVLVPVVLGLVVRLLFARLVERVLPLLPLVSVGGIVVVVAAVVGANADALLSTGALVVLAVVLHNAAGLTLGYLAAWAVRLPESARRAISVEVGMQNSGLAAALATTHFTPLAALPAALFSVWHNIAGALVAGVWSRRPTDPAPPNPPESAEKPTAS; translated from the coding sequence ATGGCTTTCCTGGTCACCCTCGCGGGGTTCGTGGGCCGCTGGTTCGGAGTGCTGGTCCTGGCCAGCGCGGTCGTGGGGCTGCTCGCGGCCGACCAGACCGCGCAGCTGGTCACCTGGGTCAACCCGCTGCTGGGCGTCATCATGTTCGGGATGGGCCTGACCCTGCGTCCGGCCGACTTCAAGATCGTGGCCACCCGGCCGCAGGCCGCCCTGGTCGGGGTGCTCGCCCAGTTCGTGGTGATGCCGCTGACCGGGTGGGGGCTGGCCATGGCGCTGCAGCTGCCGCCCGAGCTGGTGGTGGGCATGGTGCTGGTGGGCTCGGCGCCTGGCGGCACCGCCTCCAACGTCATCGTCTACCTGGCGCGCGGCGACGTCGCGCTGTCGGTGGCCATGACCTCGGTCTCCACCCTGCTCGCCCCGCTGCTGACACCGCTGCTGGTGCTGCTGCTGGCCGGCTCGACCCTGCCGGTGGACGCCGCCGGGCTGCTGACGTCGATCCTCCAGGTGGTGCTGGTGCCGGTGGTCCTCGGCCTGGTGGTGCGCCTGCTGTTCGCCCGGCTGGTCGAGCGCGTGCTGCCGCTGCTGCCGCTGGTGTCGGTCGGCGGCATCGTCGTGGTGGTCGCGGCGGTGGTGGGCGCCAACGCCGACGCCCTGCTGAGCACGGGCGCGCTGGTGGTGCTGGCGGTGGTGCTGCACAACGCCGCCGGCCTGACCCTGGGCTACCTCGCGGCCTGGGCCGTCCGCCTCCCGGAGTCGGCCCGCCGCGCGATCAGCGTCGAGGTCGGCATGCAGAACTCCGGCCTCGCCGCCGCCCTGGCCACCACCCACTTCACCCCGCTGGCCGCCCTGCCCGCCGCCCTGTTCTCGGTCTGGCACAACATCGCCGGAGCCCTCGTGGCAGGCGTCTGGTCCCGCCGCCCCACCGACCCCGCCCCGCCCAACCCCCCCGAATCCGCGGAGAAGCCCACCGCGTCCTGA
- a CDS encoding AEC family transporter, whose product MSGVIVGFGVIASIVAVGYILGRLDVLGRNGREVLSRLSFYVATPALLFDILSTADLSVLVSAPLLVSALSMLVVAALFVAVGLLRRWGVARTTMGALCASYVNAGNLGIPISAYVLGDASLVAPVLLFQLLVLGPIGLTVLDVNRSEPGGRTGPLRILTTPLRNPVVIGCLAGVAVAASGWSPPEPFMEPFELVGSISVPAVLLAFGISLHGSPLPFRGPEKAAVGLAVLLKCLVQPAAAWAVGVFAFGLSGAELFAVVVLAALPTAQNMYTYSLRYGAAETMTREIVLLSTLLTLPVLVGIAFLLG is encoded by the coding sequence TTGTCCGGGGTCATCGTCGGTTTCGGGGTGATCGCGAGCATCGTCGCCGTCGGCTACATCCTGGGCCGCCTGGACGTGCTCGGCCGCAACGGCCGCGAGGTGCTCAGCCGGCTGTCCTTCTACGTCGCCACGCCCGCGCTGCTCTTCGACATCCTCTCCACCGCCGACCTGTCGGTCCTGGTTTCGGCGCCGCTGCTGGTCAGCGCGCTGAGCATGCTGGTGGTGGCCGCGCTGTTCGTCGCCGTCGGCCTGCTGCGCCGCTGGGGCGTGGCCCGCACCACCATGGGCGCGCTGTGCGCCTCCTACGTCAACGCCGGCAACCTGGGAATCCCCATCTCGGCCTACGTGCTGGGCGACGCGTCGCTGGTGGCGCCCGTCCTGCTGTTCCAGCTGCTGGTGCTCGGGCCGATCGGCTTGACGGTGCTCGACGTCAACCGCAGCGAGCCGGGCGGCCGCACCGGCCCGCTGCGCATCCTCACCACCCCGCTGCGCAACCCCGTGGTGATCGGCTGCCTGGCGGGCGTCGCGGTCGCCGCGAGCGGGTGGAGCCCGCCCGAGCCGTTCATGGAGCCGTTCGAACTGGTCGGCTCGATCTCGGTGCCCGCCGTGCTGCTGGCCTTCGGTATCTCGCTGCACGGCAGCCCGCTGCCGTTCCGCGGCCCGGAGAAGGCCGCGGTGGGCCTGGCCGTGCTGCTCAAGTGCCTGGTGCAGCCGGCGGCGGCCTGGGCCGTGGGCGTCTTCGCGTTCGGCCTGTCGGGCGCCGAGCTGTTCGCCGTGGTGGTGCTCGCCGCGCTGCCCACCGCGCAGAACATGTACACCTACTCGCTGCGCTACGGCGCCGCCGAGACCATGACGCGCGAGATCGTGCTGCTGTCGACCCTGCTCACACTGCCGGTCCTGGTGGGGATCGCCTTCCTGCTGGGCTGA
- a CDS encoding cytochrome P450, whose product MLRQGAAIAELARHGYDGLLTLYRRHGPVFTLGAGRHGYVYLLGPEANRFVFANTALFRTREAFEALVPVDGPTSLIVSEGADHRRRRALVRPALHHRRVEGYVRTMAESADAAIDAWRPGDRIDAYQVFRAAIRRGTVRALFGPRLAADADFLGDRLQPMLDVIDRMPQALRAHRVLRTPAWRRAMAARRAADERLYAEIARLRGEARGGTDPHAVAPGDGEGDGDGGGARGGHILADLVRARSADGAGLSDAEIRDQAMTLIAAGYETTSAALAWTLHRLLTTEGAWRRARAEAERAGPPTAESLGRVPYIAGAVNEALRLHPPAAISARHTAAPFTFAGHRVPEGATVVYSPYVTHRLPEAWPDPLRFAPDRWAEGFRPAPEHFCPFGGGAHRCVGSAMATTELVVTTMRVVARATLTPETREVRPRGLTTMRPAGGLPVRVTSVRPG is encoded by the coding sequence ATGCTCCGGCAGGGCGCGGCGATCGCGGAGTTGGCGCGGCACGGCTACGACGGACTGCTCACGCTGTACCGCCGGCACGGCCCGGTGTTCACGCTGGGCGCGGGGCGGCACGGCTACGTCTACCTGCTGGGCCCCGAGGCCAACCGGTTCGTCTTCGCCAACACCGCGCTGTTTCGCACGCGCGAGGCGTTTGAGGCGCTGGTGCCGGTCGACGGCCCCACCTCGCTCATCGTCAGCGAGGGCGCCGACCACCGGCGCCGCCGTGCCCTGGTCCGGCCCGCGCTGCACCACCGGCGGGTCGAGGGGTACGTGCGGACCATGGCCGAGAGCGCTGACGCCGCCATCGACGCCTGGCGCCCCGGCGACCGGATCGACGCCTACCAGGTGTTCCGCGCCGCGATCCGCCGCGGCACCGTGCGCGCCCTGTTCGGCCCGCGCCTGGCGGCCGACGCCGACTTCCTCGGCGACCGCCTGCAGCCCATGCTCGACGTCATCGACCGCATGCCCCAGGCGCTGCGCGCCCACCGGGTGCTGCGCACCCCGGCCTGGCGGCGCGCCATGGCGGCCCGGCGCGCGGCCGACGAACGGCTCTACGCCGAGATCGCGCGGCTGCGCGGCGAGGCCCGCGGCGGCACGGACCCGCACGCGGTCGCGCCCGGTGACGGGGAGGGGGACGGCGACGGGGGCGGGGCGCGCGGCGGGCACATCCTCGCCGACCTGGTGCGCGCCCGCTCCGCGGACGGCGCCGGCCTCTCCGACGCCGAGATCCGCGACCAGGCCATGACCCTCATCGCCGCCGGCTACGAGACCACCAGCGCCGCGCTGGCCTGGACCCTCCACCGCCTGCTGACCACCGAGGGCGCGTGGCGGCGCGCCCGCGCCGAGGCGGAGCGGGCCGGCCCGCCCACGGCGGAGTCCCTGGGCCGCGTGCCCTACATCGCGGGCGCGGTCAACGAGGCGCTGCGCCTGCACCCGCCGGCCGCCATCAGCGCCCGGCACACGGCCGCCCCGTTCACCTTCGCCGGCCACCGCGTTCCAGAGGGGGCGACCGTGGTCTACAGCCCCTACGTCACCCACCGCCTCCCCGAGGCGTGGCCCGACCCGCTGCGCTTCGCCCCCGACCGCTGGGCCGAGGGCTTCCGCCCGGCGCCCGAGCACTTCTGCCCCTTCGGCGGCGGCGCCCACCGCTGCGTCGGCTCGGCGATGGCCACGACCGAACTCGTCGTCACGACCATGCGCGTCGTCGCCCGGGCCACCCTCACCCCCGAGACCCGCGAGGTCCGCCCCCGCGGCCTGACCACCATGCGCCCCGCCGGCGGCCTCCCCGTCCGCGTCACCTCGGTCCGCCCCGGGTGA
- a CDS encoding LysR family transcriptional regulator, with amino-acid sequence MLSVERMRVLHAIAVNGSLNAAAESLHVTNSAVSQQLAKLEREVGQALVERNGRGVRLTDAAHILVEHTGQILSLVQRAEAALEEHRSEVIGTVRIAAFATGARGLVVPAIGLLAHSHPRLRVELNETEPFNAVTAVSRGECDLGLEVDWEGAPVKLPTTMVKAPIMVDVADIALPVDHPLAHREILDLDEVLNEPWISWRGGSICDDWLHGMLRARGAEPVIAHTVEEHQTKLTMIAAGLGAAVMPRLGLGPVPEGVRLVPVQPALTRQVFAFWHQDSARRPALTAVLRALRDASADPA; translated from the coding sequence ATGCTGAGTGTCGAGCGGATGCGGGTCCTGCACGCCATCGCCGTGAACGGCTCCCTCAACGCCGCCGCCGAGTCCCTGCACGTCACCAACTCCGCCGTCTCCCAGCAGCTCGCCAAACTGGAGCGCGAGGTCGGCCAGGCCCTGGTCGAGCGCAACGGCCGCGGGGTGCGGCTCACCGACGCCGCCCACATCCTGGTCGAGCACACCGGCCAGATCCTCTCGCTGGTGCAGCGGGCCGAGGCCGCGCTTGAGGAGCACCGCAGCGAGGTCATCGGCACGGTGCGCATCGCCGCCTTCGCCACCGGCGCGCGCGGCCTGGTCGTCCCGGCCATCGGGCTGCTCGCCCACAGCCACCCCCGGCTGCGCGTGGAGCTGAACGAGACCGAGCCCTTCAACGCCGTCACCGCCGTCTCCCGCGGCGAGTGCGACCTCGGCCTGGAGGTCGACTGGGAGGGCGCCCCGGTCAAGCTGCCCACCACGATGGTCAAGGCGCCGATCATGGTCGACGTCGCCGACATCGCGCTGCCGGTCGACCACCCGCTGGCCCACCGCGAGATCCTCGACCTCGACGAGGTCCTCAACGAGCCCTGGATCAGCTGGCGCGGCGGCTCCATCTGCGACGACTGGCTGCACGGCATGCTGCGGGCGCGCGGCGCCGAACCCGTGATCGCCCACACCGTCGAGGAGCACCAGACCAAGCTCACCATGATCGCCGCGGGGCTGGGCGCGGCCGTCATGCCCCGGCTGGGCCTGGGCCCGGTGCCCGAGGGCGTGCGGCTGGTGCCGGTGCAGCCCGCGCTGACCCGGCAGGTGTTCGCCTTCTGGCACCAGGACTCCGCCCGCCGGCCCGCCCTCACCGCCGTGCTGCGGGCCCTGCGCGACGCCTCGGCCGACCCCGCCTGA
- a CDS encoding DUF389 domain-containing protein → MLHLRVITPRDRTDDVLAVLERQVGVAHVVVFRDAAVRPRGDSVEADLARECVDSVLSDLADLEIDRRGAITLEALETTLSDSADVARAKAPGHGDEAVVWDELISRADDESHLNWVYLTFLTLGLMISAVGVVTNSPVTVVGAMAVAPDFGPLAAFGVGIVGRRWDLVRQSTVTTAVGFTLAMAITAVFVLLLELSGLVSFSPPGFADGSQVDFIYDVGPFSLIVALLAGAAGMLSLVSAKSAALVGVFISVTTVPAAAYAVVAVTLAEWQRAVESLEQLVINLVGIMVAATLVLAVRTGRDRRKGAPGRSLSSR, encoded by the coding sequence TTGCTGCACCTGAGGGTGATCACGCCGCGGGACCGCACGGACGACGTCCTCGCCGTGCTGGAGCGGCAGGTCGGAGTCGCCCACGTCGTGGTGTTCCGCGACGCGGCGGTGCGGCCCCGGGGCGACTCGGTCGAGGCCGACCTCGCCCGCGAGTGCGTCGACTCCGTGCTCAGCGACCTGGCCGACCTGGAGATCGACCGGCGGGGCGCCATCACCCTGGAGGCGCTGGAGACCACCCTGTCGGACTCCGCCGACGTCGCGCGCGCCAAGGCGCCCGGCCACGGCGACGAGGCCGTGGTGTGGGACGAGCTGATCTCCCGGGCCGACGACGAATCCCACCTCAACTGGGTCTACCTGACGTTCCTCACGCTGGGCCTGATGATCTCCGCCGTCGGCGTGGTCACCAACTCCCCGGTGACCGTGGTCGGCGCCATGGCCGTGGCGCCCGACTTCGGTCCGCTGGCCGCCTTCGGGGTCGGGATCGTGGGGCGGCGCTGGGACCTCGTGCGCCAGTCCACGGTCACCACGGCCGTCGGGTTCACGCTGGCCATGGCGATCACGGCGGTGTTCGTGCTGCTGCTGGAGCTGTCGGGGCTGGTGTCGTTCTCGCCGCCGGGGTTCGCCGACGGCAGCCAGGTCGACTTCATCTACGACGTCGGACCGTTCTCGCTGATCGTGGCGCTGCTGGCGGGCGCGGCGGGCATGCTCAGCCTGGTGTCGGCGAAGTCGGCGGCGCTGGTGGGCGTGTTCATCTCGGTCACCACGGTGCCGGCGGCCGCCTACGCCGTGGTCGCGGTGACGCTCGCGGAGTGGCAGCGGGCGGTGGAGTCGCTGGAGCAGCTGGTGATCAACCTCGTCGGCATCATGGTCGCGGCGACGCTCGTGCTGGCCGTGCGCACCGGTCGCGACCGCCGCAAGGGCGCGCCGGGCCGGTCGCTGAGCAGCAGGTGA
- a CDS encoding DMT family transporter, with amino-acid sequence MSALPSDSRPPVPTAPAAPASAAAPRPRRAVDWRLKFLLLALVWGSSFMFIGIAAQVLVPVHITLGRMVTGLLPLAAVLLVRRGRLPRGARTWFHLSVTAFLLNVVPFTLFGYAGQLIPSALSGICNAATPLFALLFSLLLLSDERPTRARLAGLGLGFLGVLVVFGVWTGLAGAGPVGMLLAVGAAVCYGIGTPYLRRFLSGTGHSPLELSTAQLITGTVQIGIAAALFTDAPAALPLPVVAAVAVLGALGTGFAYVLQYAVIREAGATVATTVTYLAPVVAIGLGVLLLGEDLAWNEPVGALIIIAGAALAQYRPRRPAPVGG; translated from the coding sequence ATGAGCGCCCTCCCCTCCGACAGCCGACCGCCCGTGCCCACCGCACCGGCGGCCCCGGCGTCCGCGGCGGCCCCGCGCCCGCGCCGCGCCGTCGACTGGCGGCTGAAGTTCCTGCTCCTGGCCCTGGTCTGGGGTTCCAGCTTCATGTTCATCGGCATCGCCGCGCAGGTGCTGGTGCCCGTCCACATCACGCTGGGCCGCATGGTCACCGGCCTGCTGCCGCTGGCCGCCGTGCTGCTGGTGCGCCGCGGCCGCCTGCCGCGCGGGGCGCGCACCTGGTTCCACCTGTCGGTCACCGCGTTCCTGCTCAACGTGGTGCCGTTCACCCTCTTCGGCTACGCCGGGCAGCTCATCCCCTCGGCCCTGTCGGGTATCTGCAACGCCGCCACCCCGCTCTTCGCGCTTCTGTTCTCCCTGCTGCTGCTCTCCGACGAGCGGCCCACCCGCGCCCGCCTGGCCGGGCTGGGGCTCGGCTTCCTCGGCGTGCTGGTCGTCTTCGGCGTGTGGACGGGCCTGGCGGGGGCCGGCCCGGTCGGCATGCTGCTGGCCGTGGGCGCCGCCGTCTGCTACGGGATCGGCACCCCCTACCTGCGCCGCTTCCTGTCGGGTACCGGGCACAGCCCGCTGGAGCTGTCCACCGCGCAGCTGATCACGGGCACCGTGCAGATCGGGATCGCCGCCGCGCTGTTCACCGACGCCCCCGCCGCCCTGCCGCTGCCGGTTGTGGCCGCCGTCGCGGTCCTGGGGGCGCTGGGCACCGGGTTCGCCTACGTGCTGCAGTACGCGGTCATCCGCGAGGCCGGCGCCACCGTCGCCACCACGGTCACCTACCTGGCGCCGGTGGTGGCGATCGGGCTGGGGGTGCTGCTGCTGGGCGAGGACCTCGCGTGGAACGAGCCCGTGGGCGCCCTGATCATCATCGCGGGGGCGGCGCTGGCCCAGTACCGGCCGCGGCGGCCGGCCCCGGTCGGCGGCTGA
- a CDS encoding TetR/AcrR family transcriptional regulator: MVIARRVRVADAAVEVIADEGLRGLTHRAVDARAGLPEGSASSCFRTRLALLRAVLDRVVELDEAALAGLEFPPGDAAAVADALTGFLEYSLGPGRARTRARLELYLDAARRPGLREPLAAANARFLDRAASGLAAAGVADPRGAARLLLAQLDGLLYDALARPFAPADRAWLRRAVGAAVRSLQV; encoded by the coding sequence ATGGTGATTGCGCGCAGGGTGCGAGTGGCCGACGCGGCCGTCGAGGTGATCGCGGACGAGGGGCTGCGCGGGCTGACGCACCGCGCCGTGGACGCCCGCGCCGGGCTGCCCGAGGGCAGCGCCAGCAGCTGCTTCCGCACCCGCCTGGCGCTGCTGCGGGCGGTGCTGGACCGGGTGGTGGAACTGGACGAGGCGGCGCTGGCCGGGCTGGAGTTCCCGCCGGGCGACGCCGCCGCCGTCGCCGACGCGCTCACCGGCTTCCTGGAGTACTCCCTGGGCCCCGGGCGGGCGCGCACCCGCGCCCGGCTGGAGCTGTACCTCGACGCGGCCCGCCGCCCCGGCCTGCGCGAACCCCTCGCCGCGGCCAACGCCCGGTTCCTCGACCGCGCCGCGTCTGGCCTGGCCGCCGCCGGGGTCGCCGACCCGCGCGGCGCGGCGCGGCTGCTGCTGGCCCAGCTCGACGGACTGCTCTACGACGCCCTGGCCCGGCCGTTCGCACCGGCCGACCGGGCGTGGCTGCGCAGGGCGGTCGGCGCGGCCGTCCGATCGCTACAGGTGTAG